A region from the Acuticoccus sediminis genome encodes:
- a CDS encoding glycoside hydrolase family 3 N-terminal domain-containing protein, translating into MRFTVPRGHAAMNGSVRALRCLLAGALVAGLSAAPVSAQPTAPGNTDAAIDGLITRPAGWQGLPRPKPKMGDLFASTCTPPDPELTWFRLPPDLRSVPIEAMIGQLLVVSYGGTTPNDAGVRAASQAIARSRIGGVLTFRHNIRSAGDIRAVNQLFARSNPDLPPIIAVDQEGGLVMRLKPSEGAPDTPSAADVATGSTAAALETYKAMARSLADLGFTANFGPVVDLAVNPDNPVIARFGRSYGADPGTVTRYATAFAEAHRSAGVGTALKHFPGHGSSTNDSHDGAIDLTATWTPEEMEPFRDMIATNEADMIMAGHLTLAGLTDDGLPASLSGDAIDGFLRGTLCYGGVVVSDDLAMDAVSAKWNLVEAVTMMVEAGGDIALLSLASGQGYEVIDRIIAALAEHARRSPEFADRIRHAYARIANLKLDLGQMRAASSKVEIDTATLR; encoded by the coding sequence ATGCGTTTTACCGTCCCGCGCGGCCACGCAGCCATGAACGGGTCCGTCCGTGCGCTCAGGTGCCTGCTGGCCGGTGCGCTCGTGGCCGGACTGAGCGCCGCGCCCGTGTCCGCCCAGCCGACCGCCCCCGGCAACACCGACGCGGCCATCGACGGTCTCATCACGCGGCCGGCCGGCTGGCAGGGCCTCCCCCGGCCCAAGCCGAAGATGGGCGACCTCTTCGCCTCCACCTGCACGCCGCCCGATCCCGAGCTGACCTGGTTCCGCCTTCCGCCGGACCTGCGCTCGGTGCCGATCGAGGCGATGATCGGCCAGCTCCTCGTCGTCAGCTACGGCGGCACCACGCCGAACGACGCGGGCGTGCGCGCGGCGAGCCAGGCCATCGCCCGGTCGCGGATCGGCGGCGTCCTCACGTTTCGCCACAACATCCGCTCCGCCGGCGACATCCGCGCCGTCAACCAGCTCTTCGCGCGGTCCAACCCGGACCTGCCGCCGATCATCGCCGTCGACCAGGAAGGCGGCCTCGTGATGCGCTTGAAGCCCTCGGAAGGCGCGCCCGACACGCCCTCGGCCGCCGACGTCGCCACCGGCTCCACCGCCGCCGCCCTCGAGACCTACAAGGCGATGGCCCGCTCCCTCGCCGACCTCGGCTTCACCGCCAATTTCGGCCCCGTCGTCGACCTCGCGGTGAACCCCGACAATCCCGTCATCGCCCGCTTCGGCCGCAGCTACGGCGCCGATCCGGGCACCGTGACGCGCTACGCCACCGCCTTCGCCGAGGCCCATCGTTCCGCTGGCGTCGGAACCGCGCTGAAGCACTTCCCCGGCCACGGCTCCTCCACCAACGACAGCCACGACGGCGCCATCGACCTGACGGCCACCTGGACGCCGGAGGAGATGGAGCCCTTCCGCGACATGATCGCCACCAACGAGGCGGACATGATCATGGCGGGCCACCTCACACTCGCCGGGCTCACCGACGACGGCCTCCCCGCCTCGCTCTCGGGCGACGCCATCGACGGCTTCCTGCGCGGAACGCTCTGCTACGGCGGCGTCGTCGTGTCGGACGACCTCGCTATGGACGCGGTCTCGGCCAAGTGGAACCTCGTCGAGGCGGTGACGATGATGGTCGAGGCGGGCGGCGACATCGCCCTCCTCTCCCTCGCCTCCGGCCAGGGCTACGAGGTGATCGACCGGATCATCGCCGCCCTCGCCGAGCACGCCCGCCGGTCGCCGGAGTTCGCCGACCGCATCCGCCACGCCTACGCGCGCATCGCCAACCTGAAGCTGGATCTCGGCCAGATGCGCGCGGCATCCTCGAAAGTGGAGATCGACACCGCGACGCTGCGCTGA
- a CDS encoding ABC transporter substrate-binding protein, which produces MKLSSLIVGAASVAVLGVAAQAETVTIATVNNGDMIRMQHLADHFTKDHPDIQLEWVTLEENTLRQRVSTDIATDGGQFDVMTIGTYEVPIWAEKGWLVALDDLPDSYDVDDILPAIRGGLSVDGTLYAAPFYGESSMVMYRKDLFEAAGLEMPDAPTWDFIADAARKITDKDKEIYGICLRGKAGWGENMAFISAMANSFGARWFDMDWKAQFDQPEWKEALTFYLDLMNDAGPPGASSNGFNENLALFQSGKCGMWIDATVAASFVTNPDESTVADKVGFALAPDKGLGKRSNWLWAWSLAIPKSSDAQDAAKAFIAWATSKDYLELVASEEGWANVPPGTRTSLYENEKYLEAAPFAKMTLESIKAADPNHPAVEDVPYVGVQFVAIPEFQGIGTAVGQQFSAALAGTTSADAALANAQSLTERQMRRAGYPK; this is translated from the coding sequence GTGAAGTTGTCGTCGCTTATCGTCGGCGCGGCCTCCGTGGCCGTGCTTGGCGTCGCCGCCCAAGCTGAAACCGTAACCATCGCCACCGTCAACAACGGTGACATGATCCGCATGCAACATCTTGCGGACCACTTCACCAAGGACCATCCTGACATCCAGCTCGAGTGGGTGACGCTCGAGGAGAACACGCTGCGCCAGCGCGTCTCCACCGACATCGCCACCGACGGCGGCCAGTTCGACGTGATGACCATCGGCACCTACGAGGTCCCGATCTGGGCCGAGAAGGGCTGGCTCGTGGCGCTCGACGACCTTCCCGACAGCTACGACGTCGACGACATCCTGCCCGCCATCCGGGGCGGCCTCTCGGTCGACGGGACGCTGTACGCCGCGCCGTTCTACGGCGAGTCCTCCATGGTGATGTACCGCAAGGACCTCTTCGAGGCGGCCGGCCTCGAGATGCCCGACGCGCCCACCTGGGACTTCATCGCCGACGCCGCGCGCAAGATCACCGACAAGGACAAGGAGATCTACGGCATCTGCCTGCGCGGCAAGGCCGGGTGGGGCGAGAACATGGCCTTCATCTCGGCCATGGCGAACTCCTTCGGCGCGCGCTGGTTCGACATGGACTGGAAGGCCCAGTTCGATCAGCCGGAGTGGAAGGAGGCGCTCACCTTCTACCTCGACCTGATGAACGACGCCGGCCCTCCGGGCGCGTCCTCCAACGGCTTCAACGAGAACCTCGCCCTGTTCCAGTCCGGCAAGTGCGGCATGTGGATCGACGCGACCGTCGCCGCCTCGTTCGTGACGAACCCGGACGAGTCGACCGTCGCCGACAAGGTCGGCTTCGCGCTGGCGCCGGACAAGGGGCTCGGCAAGCGCTCCAACTGGCTGTGGGCGTGGTCGCTGGCGATCCCGAAGTCCTCCGACGCGCAGGACGCGGCGAAGGCGTTCATCGCCTGGGCGACGTCCAAGGACTACCTCGAGCTCGTCGCCTCCGAGGAGGGCTGGGCGAACGTTCCGCCGGGCACCCGCACCTCGCTCTACGAGAACGAGAAGTACCTCGAAGCGGCACCGTTCGCGAAGATGACGCTGGAGTCGATCAAGGCCGCCGACCCGAACCACCCGGCCGTCGAGGACGTGCCCTACGTGGGCGTGCAGTTCGTCGCGATCCCAGAGTTCCAGGGCATCGGCACCGCGGTCGGGCAGCAGTTCTCCGCCGCCCTCGCCGGCACGACCTCGGCCGACGCGGCGCTCGCCAACGCCCAGTCCCTGACCGAGCGGCAGATGCGCCGGGCCGGCTACCCGAAGTGA
- a CDS encoding carbohydrate ABC transporter permease, producing MATTHTRAAAKIMMSPAVILLLGWMIVPLAMTIYFSTLSYSLYNPGDTPFVGWGNYQYFVTGPSFWPAMINTLWMVGGVLLITIIGGVLLALLLDQPFFGQGIVRILVIAPFFVMPTVSALVWKNMFMNPVNGLFAYIAKVFGFAPVDFLSEIPLLSIIIIVAWQWLPFATLILLTALQSLDTEQMEAAEMDGAPAVSKFFSIILPHLSRAITVVVLIQTIFLLGIFAEIFVTTNGGPGNATTNLTYLVYLEAIVGQDIGSGSAGGIIAVVLANIVAIFLMRMIGKNLDI from the coding sequence ATGGCCACGACACACACACGAGCCGCCGCGAAGATCATGATGTCGCCCGCCGTCATCCTGCTGCTCGGCTGGATGATCGTCCCCCTGGCGATGACCATCTATTTCTCGACGCTCTCCTACAGCCTCTACAATCCGGGTGACACGCCCTTCGTGGGCTGGGGGAACTACCAGTACTTCGTGACCGGGCCGTCCTTCTGGCCGGCGATGATCAACACGCTGTGGATGGTCGGCGGCGTGCTCCTCATCACCATCATCGGCGGCGTCCTGCTGGCGCTCCTGCTGGACCAGCCGTTCTTCGGCCAGGGGATCGTGCGGATCCTCGTGATCGCCCCGTTCTTCGTCATGCCCACGGTCTCGGCGCTGGTGTGGAAGAACATGTTCATGAACCCGGTGAACGGGCTCTTCGCCTACATCGCCAAGGTGTTCGGCTTCGCGCCGGTGGATTTCCTGTCGGAGATCCCGCTCCTGTCCATCATCATCATCGTGGCCTGGCAGTGGCTGCCGTTCGCGACCCTGATCCTCCTGACCGCGCTCCAGTCGCTGGACACCGAGCAGATGGAGGCGGCGGAGATGGACGGCGCCCCGGCGGTCTCGAAGTTCTTCTCCATCATCCTGCCGCACCTGTCGCGCGCGATCACGGTCGTGGTCCTCATCCAGACCATCTTCCTCCTCGGCATCTTCGCGGAGATCTTCGTCACCACGAACGGCGGGCCGGGCAACGCCACCACGAACCTCACCTACCTCGTCTACCTCGAAGCCATCGTCGGACAGGACATCGGCTCGGGGTCCGCGGGCGGCATCATCGCCGTCGTCCTCGCCAACATCGTCGCGATCTTCCTGATGCGGATGATCGGCAAGAATCTGGACATCTGA
- a CDS encoding carbohydrate ABC transporter permease, translated as MARAISTRRKWIVTVIAWAIGLAIFFPVLWTILTSFKTEGEAIASPPSFLFFDWTLENYQTVQERSDYLRHFWNSVVLSLGSTLCGLIIAVPAAWSMAFVPGRFTKDILMWMLSTKMLPAVGVLMPIYLLCLNAGLLDTKVALIFVLMMINLPIIVWMLFTYFREIPGDILEAARMDGATMRSEIIHVLVPMAVPGIASTLLLNIILAWNEAFWTLNLTTVNAAPLTQFIASYSSPEGLFYAKLSAASTMAIAPILILGWFSQKQLVRGLTFGAVK; from the coding sequence ATGGCCAGAGCGATCTCCACCCGCCGCAAGTGGATCGTCACCGTCATCGCCTGGGCGATCGGCCTCGCGATCTTCTTCCCGGTCCTCTGGACCATCCTGACGAGCTTCAAGACCGAGGGGGAGGCGATCGCCTCGCCGCCCTCGTTCCTGTTCTTCGACTGGACGCTCGAGAACTACCAGACGGTGCAGGAGCGGTCGGACTACCTGCGCCACTTCTGGAACTCGGTGGTCCTGTCGCTCGGCTCGACCCTGTGCGGTCTCATCATCGCCGTGCCGGCGGCGTGGTCGATGGCGTTCGTGCCGGGACGGTTCACCAAGGACATCCTGATGTGGATGCTCTCCACCAAGATGCTGCCGGCGGTGGGCGTGCTGATGCCGATCTACCTGCTCTGCCTCAACGCCGGGCTGCTCGACACCAAGGTGGCGCTCATCTTCGTGCTGATGATGATCAACCTGCCGATCATCGTGTGGATGCTCTTCACCTACTTCCGGGAGATCCCCGGCGACATCCTGGAGGCGGCACGCATGGACGGGGCCACCATGCGCTCGGAGATCATCCACGTGCTGGTGCCGATGGCGGTGCCGGGGATCGCTTCCACCCTGCTGCTCAACATCATCCTCGCCTGGAACGAGGCGTTCTGGACGCTGAACCTCACGACGGTGAACGCCGCGCCGCTGACCCAGTTCATCGCCAGCTACTCCTCTCCGGAGGGCCTCTTCTACGCCAAGCTCTCCGCCGCTTCGACGATGGCGATCGCCCCGATCCTCATCCTCGGCTGGTTCAGCCAGAAGCAGCTCGTGCGCGGCCTCACCTTCGGCGCGGTCAAGTAA
- a CDS encoding ABC transporter ATP-binding protein: protein MGQIILKDVTKSFGGVEVIKPLNLEIEDGEFVVFVGPSGCGKSTLLRLIAGLEDVTSGQILIDGQDATATPPARRKLAMVFQSYALYPHMTVAKNIAFPLRMAKMDRKTIDAKVRQAAATLNLTDYLHRRPGQLSGGQRQRVAIGRAIVREPAAFLFDEPLSNLDAALRVNMRLEISQLHNDLETTMIYVTHDQVEAMTMADKIVVLSAGQIEQVGSPLDLYRNPRNKFVAGFIGSPKMNFIDGAEAARHDADTIGIRPEHITLSTGEGAWPGTVSVSEHLGSDTFLHVKVDGIGTVTARSDGEFGVHHGDRVYLSPAPDKIYRFDAAGHAI, encoded by the coding sequence ATGGGACAGATCATCCTGAAAGACGTCACCAAGTCGTTCGGCGGCGTCGAGGTCATCAAGCCGCTCAATCTGGAGATCGAAGACGGCGAGTTCGTCGTCTTCGTCGGGCCGTCCGGCTGCGGCAAGTCCACGCTGCTGCGCCTCATCGCGGGGCTGGAGGACGTGACCTCCGGGCAGATCCTGATCGACGGGCAGGACGCCACCGCGACGCCGCCCGCGAGGCGCAAGCTGGCGATGGTCTTCCAGTCCTACGCGCTCTACCCGCACATGACCGTCGCCAAGAACATCGCCTTCCCGCTGCGGATGGCGAAGATGGACCGCAAGACCATCGACGCGAAGGTCAGGCAGGCGGCGGCGACGCTGAACCTCACCGACTACCTGCACCGCCGGCCCGGCCAGCTCTCCGGCGGCCAGCGCCAGCGCGTCGCCATCGGCCGCGCGATCGTGCGCGAGCCGGCGGCCTTCCTGTTCGACGAGCCGCTCTCCAACCTCGACGCGGCGCTGCGCGTCAACATGCGCCTCGAGATCAGCCAGCTCCACAACGACCTCGAGACGACGATGATCTACGTCACCCACGACCAGGTCGAGGCGATGACGATGGCCGACAAGATCGTCGTCCTCTCCGCGGGGCAGATCGAGCAGGTGGGCTCGCCGCTGGACCTCTACCGCAACCCGCGCAACAAGTTCGTCGCGGGCTTCATCGGCTCGCCCAAGATGAACTTCATCGACGGCGCCGAGGCCGCACGGCACGACGCCGACACCATCGGCATCCGGCCCGAACACATCACGCTGTCGACCGGGGAGGGCGCGTGGCCCGGCACGGTCAGCGTCTCCGAACATCTCGGCTCGGACACGTTCTTGCACGTGAAGGTCGACGGGATCGGCACGGTGACGGCGCGCTCGGACGGCGAGTTCGGCGTCCACCACGGCGACCGCGTCTACCTGAGCCCGGCGCCGGACAAGATCTACCGGTTCGACGCGGCGGGCCACGCCATCTGA
- a CDS encoding L-iditol 2-dehydrogenase gives MRLAGRNALITGAARGIGRAFAEAYAREGAQVAICDVDWQGAKTTADEIAGTIPIYLDVTDQASIDAAVGMVAAELGSVDILVNNAALFDLAPIVDITRRSYDTLFAINVSGVLFTMQAVARQMIAQGRGGKIINMASQAGRRGEPLVAVYCATKAAVISLTQSAGLDLIKYGINVNAIAPGVVDGAHWDGVDAKFAAAEGLPRGEKKRRVGASVPYGRMGVAEDLTGMAIFLATAEADYIVAQTYNVDGGNWMS, from the coding sequence ATGCGGCTGGCCGGCAGGAACGCGCTCATCACCGGGGCCGCCCGCGGCATCGGCCGTGCGTTCGCCGAGGCCTACGCCCGCGAGGGCGCGCAGGTCGCGATCTGCGACGTCGACTGGCAGGGCGCGAAGACGACCGCGGACGAGATCGCCGGGACGATCCCGATCTACCTCGACGTGACGGACCAGGCGTCCATCGACGCCGCCGTCGGCATGGTCGCCGCCGAGCTCGGCAGCGTGGACATCCTCGTCAACAACGCGGCGCTGTTCGACCTCGCCCCCATCGTCGACATCACCCGCCGGAGCTACGACACGCTGTTCGCCATCAACGTGAGCGGCGTACTCTTCACGATGCAGGCCGTGGCGCGGCAGATGATCGCCCAGGGCCGCGGCGGCAAGATCATCAACATGGCGAGCCAGGCCGGACGGCGCGGCGAGCCGCTGGTCGCGGTCTACTGCGCCACCAAGGCGGCGGTGATCTCCCTCACCCAGTCCGCCGGGCTCGACCTCATCAAGTACGGGATCAACGTCAACGCCATCGCCCCCGGCGTGGTGGACGGCGCCCACTGGGACGGGGTCGACGCCAAGTTCGCGGCCGCCGAGGGCCTGCCGCGCGGCGAGAAGAAGCGCCGCGTCGGCGCCTCGGTTCCCTATGGGCGGATGGGCGTCGCGGAGGATCTCACCGGCATGGCGATCTTCCTCGCCACCGCCGAGGCCGACTACATCGTCGCCCAGACCTACAACGTCGACGGCGGCAACTGGATGAGCTAG
- a CDS encoding mannitol dehydrogenase family protein codes for MIRLSNATLSQIQTAATPRYDRAALKPGIVHFGIGNFHRAHQAVYLDRLFNLGRDHDFALVGAGVMAGDQRMREALAGQDYLTTVVEQSAARSEARITGGMIDFLPVGDATAIIARLTDPAIRIVSLTVTEGGYFIDSSGVFDPTHPEIRHDGKHPLAPRTVFGLIAAALSARRASDTPPFTVMCCDNIPHNGSVTRSAVVGVANLYDPDLANWIASEVAFPNAMVDRITPATGERERRLCADDFGIEDAWPVFCEDFTQWVLEDNFPSGRPALEEVGVEFVADVTPYELMKIRILNGGHAVIAYPAGLLGITYVHDAMGHPLIAGFLEKVTRDEIIPTVPPVPDTSLNEYAELIVTRCANPKIGDTVRRLCLDGSNRQPKFIVPTLADRIAAGQPITGLALESALWCRYCAGTTDAGETIAPNDPNWEKLQPVAQEAQSNPNAWLGQADIYGALGNAPILRERFAAALESLKSDGVETTLQRYIAGEL; via the coding sequence ATGATCCGACTGTCCAACGCCACGCTGTCCCAGATCCAGACCGCGGCGACGCCGCGCTACGACAGGGCCGCGCTGAAGCCGGGCATCGTCCACTTCGGCATCGGCAACTTCCACCGCGCCCACCAGGCCGTCTACCTCGACCGCCTGTTCAACCTCGGCCGCGACCACGACTTCGCGCTCGTCGGTGCCGGCGTCATGGCGGGCGACCAGAGGATGCGCGAGGCGCTCGCCGGACAGGACTACCTCACCACCGTCGTGGAGCAGTCCGCCGCCAGGAGCGAGGCCCGCATCACCGGCGGCATGATCGATTTCCTCCCCGTCGGCGACGCGACGGCGATCATCGCCCGCCTCACCGACCCCGCGATCCGCATCGTGTCGCTGACGGTGACGGAGGGCGGGTACTTCATCGATTCGAGCGGCGTCTTCGACCCGACGCATCCGGAGATCCGCCACGACGGCAAGCATCCTCTGGCGCCGCGTACGGTCTTCGGCCTCATCGCCGCCGCACTGTCGGCCCGCCGGGCGAGCGACACGCCGCCGTTCACGGTGATGTGCTGCGACAACATCCCCCACAACGGCTCGGTGACGCGCAGCGCCGTCGTCGGCGTCGCCAATCTCTACGATCCCGATCTCGCCAACTGGATCGCCAGCGAGGTCGCCTTTCCCAACGCGATGGTGGACCGGATCACCCCGGCGACGGGCGAGCGCGAGCGGCGGCTGTGCGCGGACGACTTCGGCATCGAGGACGCGTGGCCGGTGTTCTGCGAGGACTTCACGCAGTGGGTGCTGGAGGACAACTTCCCCTCCGGCCGCCCGGCGCTGGAGGAGGTCGGCGTCGAGTTCGTCGCCGACGTCACGCCCTACGAGCTGATGAAGATCCGCATCCTCAACGGCGGGCACGCTGTGATCGCCTATCCGGCCGGTCTCCTCGGCATCACCTACGTCCATGACGCGATGGGGCATCCGCTCATCGCCGGCTTCCTGGAGAAGGTCACCCGGGACGAGATCATACCCACCGTCCCGCCGGTACCGGACACGAGCCTCAACGAGTACGCCGAGCTGATCGTCACCCGCTGCGCCAACCCGAAGATCGGCGACACCGTGCGGCGTCTCTGCCTCGACGGATCGAACCGTCAGCCGAAGTTCATCGTGCCGACGCTCGCGGACCGCATCGCGGCAGGCCAGCCGATCACCGGGCTCGCGCTGGAGTCCGCCCTGTGGTGCCGCTACTGCGCCGGGACCACCGACGCGGGCGAGACGATCGCCCCGAACGATCCCAACTGGGAGAAGCTCCAGCCGGTCGCGCAGGAGGCGCAGTCGAACCCCAACGCCTGGCTCGGGCAGGCGGATATCTACGGCGCGCTCGGCAATGCTCCGATCCTGCGCGAACGCTTCGCCGCGGCGCTGGAGTCGCTGAAGTCGGACGGCGTGGAGACGACCCTCCAGCGCTATATCGCCGGCGAACTCTGA